In Helianthus annuus cultivar XRQ/B chromosome 9, HanXRQr2.0-SUNRISE, whole genome shotgun sequence, the following are encoded in one genomic region:
- the LOC110879988 gene encoding uncharacterized protein LOC110879988 produces MPFNTCSKHEAIEMERTKLIMLSWLFIFLFSTQIPSRLAREHEWIEHSKSLVILQESHGLETTTLDDDKEFMKHDMVSLAKGQRGGRGSGGGSINHTPRKNKALVEAPYHMLVLVMLLISCIFYLY; encoded by the exons ATGCCTTTTAATACTTGTAGCAAGCATGAAGCAATTGAAATGGAGAGAACAAAGCTCATTATGCTTTCTTGGTTATTCATCTTTCTCTTTTCTACCCAAATTCCATCAAGACTGGCTCGTGAACACGAATGGATTGAACATTCAAAAAGCCTAGTTATACTTCAAGAATCTCATG GGTTAGAGACAACAACTTTAGATGATGACAAAGAATTCATGAAACATGATATGGTGTCGTTAGCAAAGGGACAAAGAGGAGGGAGGGGAAGTGGCGGCGGATCAATAAACCATACCCCTCGTAAAAACAAGGCACTAGTTGAAGCTCCGTATCATATGCTCGTATTGGTTATGCTTCTCATTTCATGTATTTTCTATTTATATTAa
- the LOC110876915 gene encoding uncharacterized protein LOC110876915 — protein MAKTDDARDEIRSFRQLSSEPLHEAFTRFKELIRKCPHHQIERWELVKCFVRGLDDETWNRLESTSNGTLLSNHEDDDWEFLERMSKRSKAKESADRAKKHPTSRSWPDRDVNSKDRIETLEREFARMKKREVNAVQYAVCEECGDIGHRTENCQATVEVNQVYGDRRYGNSSNQMNPNFQSGNQGGYSHQTRQRGYNQDGHGSMNNQGGGGDLNAKMDVMLSMMQESKKENEIRDKSHEALAKQVGQLAEEMAQMRGSMGKLPSDTTVNPKHQGSNTSNVRNARVNAVSILLNDEVCSVESIPPPQLVDGVVENINDKLEIENEQETTSQSKIENVTKKSFCENCLNQLNPINASKFEERFPPKDERWENFKQAKINLPLLDDIKKVPAHVECLKELSIEKRHNKLPEPVDLISHVSAVLSSALPKKAQDPGDPLIPIQIGTFKIKRALLDLGACVSILPGSLYDQYDFGPLKKFDTPVVLADQTPTHPRGMVEDVIVKVDDCYYPVDFLVVDYVGCVEDTQPVVILGRPFLATANAIINCATGTVSMKFGDRELNLNVFPNFTNPLGEDKCPKKDMNPNKKLCAMVGRFGETKKKTVKKKRAKKSPLEKKKEEEVRKFGPFGNKWYESPVGDFEEFVGGKHAIRPP, from the exons ATGGCGAAGACCGACGACGCTAGGGATGAAATAAGGTCGTTTCGGCAACTATCGAGTGAACCGTTACATGAAGCATTCACTCGATTCAAAGAATTGATCCGAAAGTGCCCACATCATCAAATCGAAAGGTGGGAGTTGGTTAAATGCTTCGTGAGGGGTTTAGATGATGAGACGTGGAACCGCCTTGAATCGACCAGCAATGGAACTCTATTAAGCAATCACGAGGATGACGATTGGGAGTTCCTAGAAAGAATGAGTAAAAGGTCAAAAGCGAAAGAGTCAGCTGATCGAGCCAAAAAGCACCCCACCTCAAGGTCTTGGCCCGATCGTGATGTGAATTCTAAAGATCGAATTGAAACGTTAGAGCGGGAGTTCGCTCGCATGAAGAAAAGAGAAGTGAATGCGGTGCAATATGCCGTATGTGAGGAATGCGGAGACATCGGTCACCGGACCGAGAATTGTCAAGCCACCGTGGAGGTGAATCAAGTGTATGGGGACCGAag GTATGGTAATTCCTCCaaccaaatgaacccgaatttccaatcgggaaATCAAGGTGGGTATTCGCACCAAACTCGCCAAAGAGGTTACAACCAAGATGGTCACGGGTCGATGAATAATCAAGGAGGTGGCGGTGATTTGAATGCAAAGATGGATGTAATGCTTTCGATGATGCAAGAGTCCAAGAAAGAGAATGAAATTCGGGACAAATCGCATGAAGCATTAGCAAAACAAGTGGGCCAACTTGCGGAGGAAATGGCTCAAATGAGGGGAAGCATGGGAAAGCTCCCAAGTGACACTACAGTGAACCCGAAGCATCAAGGTTCAAACACAAGCAACGTGAGGAATGCACGCGTTAACGCGGTAAGTATTCTTTTAAATGATGAAGTTTGTAGTGTCGAAAGCATTCCACCACCACAATTAGTTGATGGTGTAGTGGAAAATATAAATGATAAGCTGGAAATTGAAAATGAACAAGAAACGACTTCACAAAGTAAAATTGAAAATGTAActaaaaaatctttttgtgaaaattgtttaaatcaaCTTAACCCGATTAATGCATCAAAATTTGAAGAGCGTTTCCCACCAAAGGACGAGAGGTGGGAAAATTTTAAACAAGCAAAAATTAATTTACCGTTACTCGATGACATTAAAAAGGTTCCGGCTCATGTGGAATGCTTAAAGGAGTTAAGCATCGAAAAACGGCACAACAAATTACCCGAACCGGTTGATTTGATATCTCATGTTAGTGCCGTTCTATCGAGTGCCCTTCCTAAAAAAGCTCAAGATCCGGGAGACCCTCTTATTCCAATTCAAATTGGAACCTTCAAAATTAAGAGGGCGCTCCTCGATCTTGGAGCTTGTGTGAGCATTTTACCCGggagtttgtatgaccaatacgattttggtccattaAAAAAATTTGATACTCCCGTTGTATTGGCCGATCAGACTCCCACGCATCCAAGGGGGATGGTGGAGGATGTGATTGTTAAGGTGGATGATTGCTACTACCCAGTTGACTTTTTGGTAGTAGACTATGTTGGGTGTGTTGAGGACACCCAACCGGTAGTTATACTGGGTAGACCGTTCCTGGCAACTGCTAATGCCATAATAAATTGTGCAACAGGAACGGTAAGCATGAAATTTGGGGACCGGGAattaaatttaaatgtttttCCAAATTTTACTAACCCGCTCGGTGAGGATAAGTGTCCTAAAAAGGACATGAATCCAAACAAAAAGCTATGTGCTATGGTTGGTAGGTTTGGAGAAACAAAGAAGAAGACGGTCAAGAAAAAGAGGGCGAAGAAGTCACCTctagaaaagaagaaggaagaggAGGTGAGGAAATTTGGACCGTTTGGCAACAAATGGTATGAATCACCGGTGGGTGATTTCGAGGAGTTCGTAGGCGGCAAGCACGCCATTCGACCACCATGA